One Periplaneta americana isolate PAMFEO1 chromosome 8, P.americana_PAMFEO1_priV1, whole genome shotgun sequence genomic region harbors:
- the LOC138705227 gene encoding fap1 adhesin-like, which yields MRKREWCADSNGRLPHLYISQSNFPLYIMLSSARVKNSGRKLSPQSDVRVGDTWDEHIMVEETEEKKRRLKRATRDHQLPEDTSSPPPKKTRKGRKTMARWKKFCSRFFCCCWRTRSRKSGTSSHSSKSEIILKVTEASSSTSSQAVPGPSGIQQPRSPSLSMKSGIIKITEDNSSTSSEEDETRADELTRMMMMIEGDTSSSGSDTPSVERVRLNVRKLKEDGHGESDAHTSEYRSPSLITLWSCYMLPEEFMITETENGMRDSTPMPGPVPAAVPDPVPRAVPPAEPDTVPVAVPAPVLDPVPASVPAAMLDPMPTAVPDTVPESVPSSVPAAVTDSLPSAIPDLVPAAMPEPVPTVVTDTVPDAEPAAVTDSVPSAVPEPVPAVVPDTVPAAVPDAEPAAVPDAEPAAMTDSVTSAVTDSVPAAVPESVPAVVPDTVPAAVPDAEPAAVTDSVPAAVPEPVPAVVPAAVPDAESAAVTESVPSAVPDPVPAAVPDTVPAAVTDTVPAAVPDAEPAAVTDFVPSAVPDPVPAAMTDTVPDAEPDRVPAALPGPVLTAMPDLMLAVSAEEGEQGKFATSQ from the exons atgcgaaagagagagtggtgtgcggatagcaatgggaggctaccgcatTTATATATATCCCAAAGTAATTTTCCTTTGTATATCATGTTGAGTTCGGCCcgggtaaaaaattccggacgtaaactctccccccaatcggatgtccgggtgggggatacctGGGACGAGCACATCATGGTAGAAGAAactgaagagaagaaaagaagattgaagaGAGCAACGCGGGATCATCAGTTACCAG AAGatacatcatcaccaccaccgaagaaaacaagaaaaggaCGAAAAACGATGGCGAGATGGAAGAAATTTTGTTCCCGGTTCTTTTGCTGTTGTTGGAGGA CTCGATCCAGAAAATCAGGGACTTCGAGCCATAGCAGCAAATCTGAAATAATCCTGAAAGTCACAGAGGCTAGCTCCTCGACTTCTTcacaag CTGTACCCGGACCATCAGGGATTCAGCAGCCGCGATCGCCGAGCCTAAGCATGAAGTCAGGAATAATCAAGATCACAGAGGATAATTCATCAACTTCCtctgaag AAGATGAAACACGTGCTGATGAACTCacaagaatgatgatgatgatagaaggCGACACTTCAAGTAGCGGCAGTGACACCCCATCCGTGGAAAGAGTGAGGCTAAATGTGAGGAAGCTTAAggaag atgGACATGGAGAGAGCGACGCCCACACAAGTGAATATAGATCACCGAGCCTCATCACGTTGTGGAGTTGTTACATGCTTCCTGAAG agTTTATGATCACAGAGACGGAAAATGGAATGCGAGATTCAACACCCATGCCAGGTCCTGTGCCAGCTGCTGTGCCAGATCCTGTGCCACGTGCTGTGCCACCTGCCGAGCCAGATACAGTGCCAGTTGCCGTGCCAGCACCTGTACTAGATCCTGTGCCAGCTTCCGTGCCGGCAGCCATGCTAGATCCTATGCCAACTGCCGTGCCAGATACTGTGCCAGAATCCGTGCCATCTTCTGTGCCAGCAGCCGTGACAGATTCTTTGCCATCTGCCATACCAGATCTTGTGCCAGCTGCCATGCCAGAGCCTGTGCCAACTGTCGTGACAGATACTGTGCCAGATGCAGAGCCAGCAGCCGTGACAGATTCTGTTCCATCTGCTGTGCCAGAACCTGTGCCAGCTGTCGTGCCAGATACTGTGCCAGCAGCCGTGCCAGATGCAGAGCCAGCAGCTGTGCCAGATGCAGAGCCAGCAGCCATGACAGATTCTGTGACATCTGCCGTGACAGATTCTGTGCCAGCTGCCGTGCCAGAATCTGTGCCAGCTGTCGTGCCAGATACTGTGCCAGCAGCCGTGCCAGATGCAGAGCCAGCAGCCGTGACAGATTCTGTGCCAGCTGCCGTGCCAGAACCTGTGCCAGCTGTTGTGCCGGCAGCTGTGCCAGATGCAGAATCAGCAGCTGTGACAGAATCTGTGCCATCTGCTGTGCCAGATCCTGTGCCAGCTGCCGTGCCAGATACTGTGCCAGCTGCCGTGACAGATACTGTGCCAGCAGCCGTGCCAGATGCAGAGCCAGCAGCCGTGACAGATTTTGTACCATCTGCTGTGCCAGATCCTGTGCCAGCTGCCATGACAGATACTGTGCCAGATGCCGAGCCAGATCGTGTGCCAGCTGCCTTGCCAGGTCCTGTGCTAACGGCCATGCCAGATCTCATGCTAGCCGTATCAGCAgaagaaggagaacaag